The DNA region AGGCGTCTAAGCAGGCGGTGCAGGAGCCGCAGTGGTCGGTCGCGTGGGGAGTATCGTATTCGAGCTCCAGATCGGTAAGCAGGGCCGCCAGGAAGAAGTAGCTGCCCCGCTGGCGGTTGAGCAGCAGCGTGTGCTTGCCCACCCATCCCAGCCCGGCCAGCCGCGCGAAATCTCGCTCCATAAGGGGCGCCGTGTCGACGACCCCGCGCACGAGCGACGTGGGCTCGCGTTCTCGCAGTTCGTCGGCTAGCCGGTGGAGCCGGGTCCGAACCACGTCGTGGTAGTCGGCCTCGCCCCAAGCGTAGCGGGACACCCTCCCCTGGGTTGGACCCGGGGGGCGGGGGTCGGCCGTGCGGTAGTCCATCGCCAGCATCAACAGGCTGCGGCAGCCCTCGAGCACGTGCTGGGGGTGGGCGTAGGCGTCGCGACGGTCGGCCAGATAATCCATCTGACCGGCATAACCGGCCGCCAGCCACTCGCGGAGCCGCTGTGCGCCCGGGGGCTCTACGGCCGGGCACACGCCGGCCTGGGTAAAGCCGAGCTCAATCGCCCTGTTTTTCAGCCATTGTGTGCGTGGGACGGTTGCTGTCATCCGCTGTGATTCCGCCTAGGTTGGGCGGCCGCCAAGAACAATGTTTGGAGCTTTCGCGGGGAGTGATTAGCGTGGAGATAGGAAATTGCCCACCCACACGTTGCTCCTCCAGATCGACCCCCCTGAGGCCCCGCCATGCGTTGCTTGATTGCGATCGTTTTCGCTGTTGTTGCTGGATCTACCGCGGCCTGCAACGCCCAGTGCGGCGGTGGTGGCTACGGCTACGGTTATGGGATCGGCGCCCTGTACCAGTCGCTGGAATACAACGTTCCCTATTTCGCCGCGCATCCGCCAGTGTACTACAGCCAGCCGGTCCCCCGGACCTATGGCTACAGCCCGTTCGCCTACCCGCCGAACGTGATGACTCCAGAAGTGGTCGAGCCGATTACGGCGCTCGAGATCGCCAACCCGTTCGTTCCCAGCTCGGTTGAGCAGCCGGCCGAACCTTCCGATCAGACCGTTGAGCACGCTCCGGCGCAGCCCGAGCCGTTGGTGATTAGCAACCCGTTCGCCACCGCGGGCTCGACGGTCGTCTCGAGCGGACGCTAGCATAAATTGTAGGGCGGGGCGTTCGGCGCCCCGCCCTGCTCCGCTCTTTAACTCCACTTGGCCCGGCGTGCGGCGGTCGCTATCATCCCCGGCCTATCGCATTCTGTGACTGGCAGAAAGGATGCTGCCGATGCTGCGGCCCGAAAATCGCTCGTTCTTTTCGGCGATCTTGATCGCTGTGGCGTGCGGTGCGCTTGGCTGCCGGGGACAACAATCGGTGGTTCCCAACCCGTTTGTGGGGGCCGACCGTGTGCCCCCTCCGACGCTTAAGACGATGGCGCCAGGCACGGCGACTCCGTACTACCAAGGGGACCCCCTGCCCCCGTACGCGCCCCCACAGCAACAGCTTAGCCCGCCGTTGCAGCAGCCGGGTCAACAGCCCGGGTTCGGCCAGCCGCCGGCTACG from Pirellulimonas nuda includes:
- the queG gene encoding tRNA epoxyqueuosine(34) reductase QueG translates to MTATVPRTQWLKNRAIELGFTQAGVCPAVEPPGAQRLREWLAAGYAGQMDYLADRRDAYAHPQHVLEGCRSLLMLAMDYRTADPRPPGPTQGRVSRYAWGEADYHDVVRTRLHRLADELREREPTSLVRGVVDTAPLMERDFARLAGLGWVGKHTLLLNRQRGSYFFLAALLTDLELEYDTPHATDHCGSCTACLDACPTGAFPQAYVLDATKCISYLTIELRDHVPVELRSGMGQWVFGCDVCQDVCPWNRRAPESQQPEFRPVAQQDPLELIGLFELDEEAFRARFRKTPLWRAHRRGLLRSAAIALGNSRPPEALPALQQAMHDGEALVREAARWAVQQYELHQNGHRGASDH